The Candidatus Zixiibacteriota bacterium genome contains a region encoding:
- a CDS encoding P-loop NTPase produces the protein MAIEEVTGIALLSGKGGVGKSVIALNLALSLGSLGMKTILLDVGSGDLVNLTNSGNLNCESDGSNNFNLTDNVNLYCSSIAHCSTILGEKDVEDFLAEIVSVVQGNDFAIFDCPTGVGPIPYTLAGLSEIPVIVSTPEPTSIAGAYILARSLYREELAQRCGILFNRVDSADMAASLETRFDILTSQFLHFKFNHAGFIHDDRHLALSVLEQQPFFLSQHDCPARSDFLNLARICRLKGKLQNETERINCY, from the coding sequence ATGGCAATAGAAGAAGTAACAGGCATTGCCTTGCTTTCCGGCAAGGGCGGAGTAGGCAAGTCGGTAATCGCTTTAAATCTGGCGCTAAGCCTTGGTTCGCTGGGTATGAAAACTATTCTGCTTGACGTTGGCAGCGGAGACTTGGTTAACCTGACTAATTCGGGAAATCTAAATTGTGAAAGCGATGGCTCGAATAATTTCAACCTTACCGATAATGTTAATTTATATTGCTCCTCAATTGCGCATTGTTCGACAATACTTGGCGAAAAGGATGTGGAGGACTTTCTGGCAGAGATAGTCAGCGTGGTTCAGGGAAACGATTTCGCGATTTTTGACTGTCCTACCGGAGTCGGGCCTATTCCATATACGCTGGCGGGCTTGTCTGAAATACCAGTGATTGTGAGCACGCCAGAACCCACCTCAATTGCCGGCGCTTATATCTTAGCGAGATCGCTTTATCGTGAAGAGCTTGCCCAAAGATGCGGAATTCTGTTTAACCGAGTCGACTCAGCTGACATGGCGGCTTCGTTGGAAACCAGGTTTGATATTCTGACCAGTCAATTCCTGCATTTTAAATTCAATCATGCCGGCTTCATTCATGATGACCGCCATCTCGCGCTATCGGTTTTAGAGCAGCAGCCGTTCTTCTTAAGTCAACATGATTGCCCGGCCCGGTCTGATTTCTTAAATCTCGCCCGGATTTGTCGTTTAAAGGGCAAGTTGCAAAATGAAACGGAGAGAATTAATTGTTATTGA